Below is a genomic region from Vicinamibacteria bacterium.
CCACCCCGCTCACCGCCGCGTCGGAGCCGGTGGCAGTGAAATCCTCGCGAATGTAGTTCTCGATATCGAGCTCATGGATGCCGTAGCCACGCGTCCAAGCGCCGCCCAGCACGTCCTCGTAACCGTGGAGCGCCATATGCACGACGACCTCCTGATGGGTCTCACCGCGTTCGCGTGCCAGCTCGGCAAGCGTCTTTCCGTTGAAGCTCGCTTCGGGGTAGTCGACGACGACGACCCGATCCGCGCCACCGTTGTGATCGACGATCCAGGCGATGTCCCGGGCGATGAGCCTTCGGGTCTCGGGCTCGTGCCAGCGACGCATCAAATTCTCACGGGCGCGGTCGAAGATGCCCTCCTGCTCATAGATGGGAGCATCGCGCCCCCCCGATGTGTCGACGCCGTCGTCGACGAGACACCAGCGTGGAATCATCGGACGGGGACCGCCCCCGAAAGTCTCATAAGGATAAACGTCGAGATAGACCTGAAGACCCTCGGCGCGCGCTCGCTTCACCACGAGCACGTCGTGGGCGGAGCGACCGAACGACGAGCGGCCGCGTGCTTTCATGTGGCTCGCGACGACCCGAATGCCAGTCTGTCTCGCTATCTCGATGGTCTCCTCGAGGGCCTGCAAGCCGTCCACAGGCCAGCCATCGAGCATGGACGGCAGAAGCGAAAGCGGCATCGCCGCCTCGCTTCGTTGATGGGCGATGTAGAAGCCGTCGTATTCCGCCACGACGCTCGCGAGCTCGAGGACCTCGGCCGGTGAGCTGAAGCGGCCCGGCCGGTACTCGAGTCCGGCGAAGAGCCCCCACGCACCGTCCTCCATACCTTGACGAACGAGCTCTTTCATACGCGCGACCTCTTCCGTCGTCGCCTCACGCTCGTAGTCGTCACCCATGACCTCACGCCGAACGGTGTTGTGGCCCACCATCGGAACGACGTTCATCGAGATCCCCGCTTCCTCGTAAGCCGCGTACTCGGCGCCGAGCGG
It encodes:
- a CDS encoding amidohydrolase family protein — encoded protein: MKHWLIVTTIVIAMAVLVPAMGASQELDILIRNGLVVDGTGNPAIRMDIGIDGDTIVAMGPLRGARGTRTIDASGLYVVPGFIDVHSHADRALTSDHVEARRGTSLVHQGITTVLGGPDGRNAAWPLGAEYAAYEEAGISMNVVPMVGHNTVRREVMGDDYEREATTEEVARMKELVRQGMEDGAWGLFAGLEYRPGRFSSPAEVLELASVVAEYDGFYIAHQRSEAAMPLSLLPSMLDGWPVDGLQALEETIEIARQTGIRVVASHMKARGRSSFGRSAHDVLVVKRARAEGLQVYLDVYPYETFGGGPRPMIPRWCLVDDGVDTSGGRDAPIYEQEGIFDRARENLMRRWHEPETRRLIARDIAWIVDHNGGADRVVVVDYPEASFNGKTLAELARERGETHQEVVVHMALHGYEDVLGGAWTRGYGIHELDIENYIREDFTATGSDAAVSGVEGVEGFEGGPGSHPRHFGAFVRKIARYVKERQVITLPFAVRSSTGLPAQIVGLKDRGLLREGFKADVVIFDLDALQDNSTVLEPERFSDGVEIVINNGLFAVDGGKPTGFLRGQIIKRPGGGSQ